One genomic segment of Methanolinea mesophila includes these proteins:
- a CDS encoding type II toxin-antitoxin system MqsA family antitoxin has translation MKCIVCQDGETRAGATTVTLARKGHMVVIKDVPAEICEHCGEDYVDPHIIQDIVASIDKMPENDILVDVRHYVPGPATC, from the coding sequence ATGAAGTGCATCGTGTGTCAGGACGGGGAGACCAGGGCGGGAGCTACGACCGTCACCCTTGCACGGAAAGGGCACATGGTGGTGATTAAGGACGTACCCGCAGAGATCTGCGAGCACTGCGGAGAAGATTACGTTGACCCGCATATTATCCAGGATATCGTCGCGTCGATCGACAAGATGCCCGAGAATGATATCCTGGTTGATGTCCGCCACTACGTGCCCGGACCGGCGACCTGCTGA
- a CDS encoding UPF0146 family protein — translation MSTPRQTEQEIGRYIAGRYRDVAEVGVGNNFEAALVIREAGVTILCTDIRDQDAPPGIRFVRDDVTRPDTSLYRGKDCIYAIRPGEEMMRPLIALAEEVGADLLVYHLGFEIYADGGEIIPAGKVLLHRYVRGTRGSP, via the coding sequence ATGTCAACCCCCCGCCAGACCGAACAGGAGATCGGCCGCTATATCGCGGGCCGTTACCGTGATGTGGCCGAGGTCGGGGTGGGGAACAATTTCGAAGCCGCCCTTGTGATCAGGGAAGCGGGGGTAACAATCCTCTGTACCGATATCCGGGACCAGGACGCTCCTCCGGGAATCCGGTTTGTCCGTGACGATGTCACCCGGCCCGATACGAGTCTCTACCGGGGAAAGGATTGCATATACGCTATCAGACCCGGCGAGGAGATGATGCGCCCCCTTATCGCCCTGGCGGAGGAGGTAGGGGCAGACCTGCTGGTCTACCACCTCGGGTTCGAGATCTACGCGGATGGGGGGGAGATAATCCCTGCCGGGAAGGTTCTACTCCACCGGTATGTCCGGGGGACGCGGGGTAGTCCGTGA
- a CDS encoding ABC transporter permease, producing MSRVMVVARKEVMQLVKSRNVMLSAFLFVVVFGIFTGPAVISSTGGPEQVMDTLGFYLVLTLGIFMGYLFTAQVFLREKQEGVIETLLCSPLSLRELWLGKVVGVTIPGAVLTYISAVIIMIAGSVFTGFTLIPSVPVLFHIIVVVPAFIAAASGLMGLVQFILGMRENQILNFIIIFGIIFLISFTREFIGPSFSVTWAVVGAALGLALLILLASSWMTRFLSRERIVTTLPE from the coding sequence ATGAGCCGGGTCATGGTTGTGGCCAGAAAAGAGGTCATGCAACTGGTGAAATCACGCAACGTCATGCTTTCCGCCTTCCTCTTCGTGGTGGTGTTCGGGATCTTCACCGGACCCGCAGTGATCTCGAGTACCGGAGGACCCGAACAGGTGATGGATACCCTCGGCTTCTACCTGGTGCTGACTCTTGGCATATTCATGGGGTATCTCTTCACCGCACAGGTGTTCCTCCGTGAGAAGCAGGAAGGCGTGATCGAGACGCTGCTCTGTTCACCCCTCTCCCTCCGGGAACTCTGGCTTGGAAAGGTGGTGGGAGTAACCATCCCCGGGGCGGTTCTGACCTATATCTCTGCCGTCATCATCATGATCGCGGGCTCGGTCTTCACAGGCTTTACCCTTATTCCGTCGGTCCCGGTTCTTTTCCACATTATCGTGGTGGTCCCGGCATTCATCGCCGCGGCGAGCGGCCTTATGGGGCTGGTCCAGTTCATCCTGGGGATGAGGGAGAACCAGATCCTCAATTTCATCATCATCTTCGGGATTATCTTCCTGATCTCGTTTACCCGGGAGTTCATCGGGCCGTCCTTCTCGGTGACCTGGGCGGTGGTGGGCGCAGCCCTGGGGCTGGCGCTGCTGATCCTCCTTGCGTCCTCGTGGATGACGCGGTTCCTGTCACGGGAAAGGATCGTAACAACCTTGCCGGAGTGA
- a CDS encoding replication factor C large subunit — MDWAEKYRPRHLDEVVGNGPSIRQMLEWAQNWTREAKPLILYGKPGTGKTSSAHALAHDMGWEVVELNASDQRTKAVIERVAGSSSNTASLTGAKRKLILLDEADNLQGTADRGGARAIIDVIRDSRQPIILIANDLYGLASELRSRCEPVQFRALQARSIVPRLRYICAAEKIECDPDALRDISEDANGDIRAAINMLYAAAIGREKVDEAAVKTSRKDERSTIFDLVSAVFGRPEGEELMKISYDVNEPPDTIEQWIESNVFSLEDQKSIAEAYRCLSRADEYIGNTYRQQYYTLWRYASALMILGVSASSGGKGIHARIMPPDRWRRMSSSRKQKGIRQEALGKVADGLHMSQASLKEEYFTLLTAMIDQEPLPFAREFSFDADQLNMFIHDKARTQAVVKTLAAEAKEREKEEKEREKEREKKEKAEEKKRIAAEKKKGQIHPEAEPQPDVAEPPAGEIPEEPEKKEKKTQKTLDGFFS; from the coding sequence ATGGACTGGGCGGAGAAATACAGGCCCCGACACCTGGACGAAGTGGTTGGGAACGGCCCGTCAATCCGCCAGATGCTCGAGTGGGCACAGAACTGGACCCGGGAAGCCAAGCCCCTGATTCTTTACGGAAAACCCGGTACGGGGAAGACCTCCAGCGCCCATGCCCTGGCGCACGACATGGGATGGGAAGTGGTGGAGCTCAACGCAAGCGACCAGAGGACCAAGGCGGTGATCGAGCGGGTGGCGGGGAGCAGCAGCAATACCGCGAGCCTGACCGGGGCGAAGCGGAAACTCATCCTGCTCGACGAGGCCGACAACCTGCAGGGGACCGCGGACCGTGGAGGGGCCCGGGCGATCATCGACGTGATCAGGGACTCCCGGCAGCCCATCATCCTCATTGCAAACGACCTCTACGGCCTAGCCTCGGAGCTCCGATCCCGTTGCGAGCCGGTGCAGTTCAGGGCGCTCCAGGCACGCTCCATCGTCCCCCGCCTGCGCTATATCTGCGCTGCAGAAAAGATCGAGTGCGACCCCGACGCATTGCGGGATATCTCCGAGGACGCGAACGGGGACATCCGGGCGGCGATCAACATGCTCTATGCCGCCGCCATCGGCAGAGAGAAGGTCGACGAGGCCGCCGTGAAGACGTCCCGGAAAGACGAGCGTTCCACCATCTTCGACCTGGTGAGCGCGGTGTTCGGGAGGCCGGAGGGAGAAGAGCTGATGAAGATCTCTTACGATGTCAACGAACCCCCTGACACCATCGAACAGTGGATCGAATCGAACGTTTTCTCTCTGGAGGACCAGAAATCGATCGCGGAGGCGTACCGCTGCCTCTCCCGGGCCGACGAGTACATCGGAAACACCTATCGGCAGCAGTATTACACCCTCTGGCGGTATGCGAGCGCGTTGATGATCCTGGGGGTATCCGCGTCATCGGGGGGGAAGGGGATCCACGCCCGGATAATGCCCCCCGACCGCTGGCGCCGGATGAGTTCCTCGCGGAAGCAGAAGGGAATCCGGCAGGAAGCGCTGGGAAAGGTCGCGGACGGGCTGCATATGTCCCAGGCGAGCCTAAAAGAGGAGTATTTCACCCTCCTGACCGCGATGATCGACCAGGAGCCGCTGCCGTTCGCCCGGGAATTCTCCTTCGACGCGGACCAGCTGAACATGTTCATCCACGACAAGGCGCGGACCCAGGCGGTCGTGAAGACCCTTGCCGCCGAGGCGAAAGAGCGGGAGAAAGAAGAGAAAGAGAGGGAGAAGGAGCGGGAGAAGAAGGAGAAGGCTGAAGAGAAGAAACGGATTGCCGCAGAAAAGAAGAAGGGGCAGATACACCCCGAGGCGGAACCGCAACCGGACGTCGCGGAACCCCCTGCAGGAGAGATTCCCGAAGAACCGGAAAAGAAGGAAAAGAAGACCCAGAAGACATTGGACGGGTTCTTCTCCTGA
- a CDS encoding ABC transporter ATP-binding protein yields the protein MVLDGLTFSVDKGEIFGYLGPNGAGKTTTMRVLLGLLRPTSGSATVLDSDLSKADEIRKRVGVLMENNGLYDRLTARENLEYYARLYDVTGPVERVAELLDFVGLGDRGNELVGNFSTGMKRKMGIARAILHKPEIVFFDEPTSGLDPEAQHMVRELILRLSHEGSMTVFLNSHNLDEVQRICSRVAILYQGRIKALDSVQHLTTAGKKTSFSITLASPGQADEAEGVIAGLAGVGEITRTDNRLEMTLLTAPSHEIVAALVKHGVQVEEARIQKRSLEEIYLDVMRQAEGGVA from the coding sequence ATGGTCCTTGACGGGCTGACATTCTCGGTCGATAAGGGGGAGATATTCGGGTACCTCGGGCCGAACGGTGCGGGGAAGACCACCACCATGAGGGTGCTTTTAGGACTGCTCCGCCCCACGTCCGGCAGCGCGACCGTGCTGGATTCGGATCTCTCGAAGGCCGACGAGATCCGGAAGAGGGTAGGGGTCCTCATGGAGAACAACGGCCTCTACGACCGGCTTACTGCCCGGGAGAACCTGGAGTATTATGCAAGGTTGTATGATGTTACCGGGCCCGTGGAACGGGTGGCCGAACTCCTCGACTTCGTGGGCCTGGGGGACCGGGGGAACGAGCTGGTGGGAAATTTCTCCACCGGGATGAAGCGGAAGATGGGGATCGCCCGGGCGATCCTGCACAAACCCGAGATCGTCTTTTTCGACGAGCCCACATCCGGGCTCGACCCCGAGGCCCAGCACATGGTGAGGGAGCTGATCCTCAGGCTCTCGCACGAAGGGTCCATGACTGTGTTCCTCAACTCCCATAATCTCGACGAGGTGCAGCGGATCTGTTCCCGGGTGGCGATCCTTTACCAGGGACGCATCAAGGCGCTGGACAGCGTCCAGCACCTCACCACGGCCGGGAAAAAGACCTCGTTCTCCATCACGCTCGCAAGTCCCGGACAGGCGGATGAGGCCGAAGGAGTCATCGCGGGGCTCGCCGGGGTCGGGGAGATTACCCGTACCGATAACCGGCTGGAGATGACGCTCCTGACCGCACCCTCCCACGAGATTGTCGCGGCCCTGGTGAAGCACGGGGTCCAGGTTGAGGAAGCCAGGATCCAGAAGAGATCCCTCGAGGAGATCTATCTCGACGTGATGCGGCAGGCCGAAGGGGGTGTCGCATGA
- a CDS encoding archaemetzincin family Zn-dependent metalloprotease, producing MEILVLWDHSAPQGLQLPFTRALSGVLGLEVRVVDNSIPVNGYVGARRQVDAGQTLDSLDIYRHRSGISSPVLLVVSRDLFCKGQEFVFGLARPDVGVAILSTFRLENEYYGLPHDDDALLDRMVKEAAHEIGHLVSLHHCLEEECIMHNPLTLEDLDRKRRHFCSLCEEKLNSGKFR from the coding sequence ATGGAAATTCTCGTCCTCTGGGACCACAGTGCCCCCCAGGGCCTCCAGCTCCCCTTCACCCGGGCACTCTCGGGGGTGCTCGGCCTGGAGGTGCGGGTGGTGGATAACTCTATCCCTGTCAACGGGTATGTCGGCGCACGGAGGCAGGTCGACGCGGGGCAGACCCTCGACAGCCTTGACATATACCGCCACAGGTCGGGAATATCTTCACCGGTCCTGCTGGTCGTTTCACGGGACCTCTTCTGCAAAGGCCAGGAGTTCGTATTCGGTCTCGCCCGCCCCGACGTCGGAGTAGCGATCCTCTCGACCTTCCGGCTGGAGAACGAGTATTACGGTCTTCCCCACGACGACGACGCGCTCCTCGACCGGATGGTGAAGGAAGCGGCACACGAGATCGGTCACCTCGTTTCGCTCCATCACTGCCTGGAGGAAGAATGCATCATGCACAATCCGCTTACCCTGGAGGATCTGGACAGAAAGAGACGTCATTTTTGCAGCCTGTGCGAGGAGAAACTGAATTCGGGGAAGTTCCGATAA